Below is a window of Megalopta genalis isolate 19385.01 chromosome 7, iyMegGena1_principal, whole genome shotgun sequence DNA.
gagagagagagagagagagagagagagagagagagagagagagagagagagagactcgatCCGCACGCAACCGGCCAGCCTCGAAGAACCCGCGAACAGATCACGCGAGTCGCGTGAAAAATCGGATACCCAGAGCTGCGGGTCCTGCGGATCGCATTATGCCGCCGAATGTGCGGATCGGAGAGGCCCGGGGGCCCTTCTTCAAGCAGCAGCTTCGGAAACGTTGTTAGGTAAATTGCTAATCGTTGCGAACGTTCCTTCTGAATTCTTGTTCTCTAATAGCCGGTTTAAATCGTCAGCGTACGTTGGCTTCGGTAACAGCGTCTCGAAGAGAGTTCACtggtacatacatatgtatgtaggAAATGTGAGCGTTTGCGATGATGTTCTTCACGGTCAGTTTGGAAGAATGTTTTTGCTATCAGTGTATGTACGATTCTTATGAATTCGATTGAAACGTAGTTCTCCGATATGGCCGTCGAAGACATCCGGAGGATGTTATAATTTACGTGCGTTTATGTTACACCATGTATATATGCTGTAATTTAATATACGTTTCATTTCCTTCGTTTAATCCTTAACTGATGTAACAGAGTACCAAAAcgttgtattttattttctagcaaaaatataattttatatatatatttcttttttattattttatacactgGCTAAGAATGAAATATCGGTGGAGCATCTATCAACGTGTCTTTTTTCTAATTTGTCGAAGTCTATTTTCTGATGATTCTAAAATCGCAACTGCCTTTGTCaattttgttaacaaagttattTTACCCGATGGTCgagtgaaataaaaaaaaatttcgaaaacggaacaatgaaacacgaaactgtAAAAGAACTGTCCTCGTCTCTTCGTAACTTGGGTTTAAAACGGACGGTCTAAGTATTAAAACGATACGATTGACGCAACGGAATCGTCGATATAAATTATCGCTACCAACTAATGAGAAACTAATTATAATCTATCGAGAACTTCTGCTGGGATATTTAATGAGCGACACGCAGCGAACTCTGGCGGTCGGAATGATTACCAAACGATCTGCTTCGCGTTTCCATCAGTACCGACCGTAGGTAAGTCTCTGACAATTCACACGGAAGAATTTCATAATCGCAAATACAAAAtttctatatttaattatttcattattatttatttaagcaCTGTAAACCTGTCATCGCGTTTAAGTCACAGAAGTTACTTTATTTTCGGATAGACACAAAATTGTGACTCCTTTTTGCCGAACTTCATCCACGCTAGGATCGGATAGTTCTGGAGCATCCAGTAAACTGCCATTAAAAAGTAATTAAACCATGTCCTGATCACGACGCCAATGTAGGGGGCACCTGCGGTACGAAGAGTAGGCTTAATTAGAATATAGACGCAACTTGTTGCTTTGAAACGGGCTGGCAACAAAATCGGTCAATATGCAACGTTCTCTCTCGATTAGTATTATTGCCAGATCAATTTGCCACATATAACTTACTGCATAAATACAAGGACCACTCGCGTTGCTTGTAATTATAAGTCGAGTACCATCCAAGTGGCTTGGGATCTATGAACAGAAAACACGATCGAATTTAGACCGTATCATGGAGTACTTTAGCCCCTTAATTtaaactttaaccctttgccgtgccattttcttcataattgAACTGATAAGCACATTTTCAATTGTAGTAATTTCttcgaaaagaaaaagaaaatttatatttatcgtaagTCTACATTTACTGGGATGATTAAGtattgatatatattaatactatatattatatattactatatattaatactatatattatatattactatatattaatactatatattatatattactatatattaatactatatattatatattactatatattaatactatatattatatattactatatattaatactatattaagTATTGATCGCAAGAGGACAACATTTTATCCCGGCTTTaaaaaacggaataacattgGTATTTAATAGGATATTACTAGAAAACTGCACCACATGAGTCTgactcgttaaagtacggcGAGAGGTTAAATAAGACTAAACGCCCTCGATTTTGTCCTTTGTCTCGATTATAAATTGTTTCAGACAACACGAGATATCAAGAAACAACACAAATTATAGAAATAACACGATACTCACTCTGCGCGTTAGCCAGAGAGTACGTCAACTCGAAGAAGGCGTCGGCGTCCAAGTTGAAATCGACGTACCAGAAACCGTTGATCGCGTTCGAAGCGAGTTTCACGAAATCCGGCGACGAGTTCTGTATGCGTTTGTTGAGCACGTCGGCTGCGATTCTCCTGCACAGCTCCGTGGTCTCCGCAACGTTTCGCCGAGCGATGTTCATCCTGGAAAATCTGGCGGTCGTATCGGCGAACGATTTCGATTCGCTTCGACTTTCTTACCGGTCGGAGATATCCAACAGATGACCCGTCACTCGCCACAAATGATTGAAGCCCGCCTGTTGCTCATGGGTGCAGTGCCCCAGTCCTACGCGATGGGGTGCTATCAGCGAGAACCCTAGGAACCCGAACTGCGTGATCGCCATGTCCTTTTGGTAGATCGAGTTCAGTCCCTGCTCGACGCGTCTCTTGCTCACTATTGCGTGCCTCCATCTAACTGCGTTCACCGCCTTGAACCACCTTCGACAACGTTACGTTAAACTAGATCCATGTAACTCGAGCATCTTGGACACGATtcgattattaaccctttcgcgccgagcgtcgtatacacagggtgtcccaaaaatgtctcgcaatccgaaagtaggggattcctgaggtgatttgaagcaactttttccttagcgaaaatgcaatccacggcttcgtttacgagttattaaacgaaaaaccgtgaccaatcagaggcgagatcatttggcgcgagacggccgagtcaatcagcggaactgggctccgtgcactcttTGGCTGGGTCGCCGcgcaccagccgagctcgcctcttattggtcagagtttttcgttaataactcgtaaacgaagcctcggagaaaattttcgcaaaggaaaaagttgcttcaaatgacctcaggaagctcccatttccggattacgagacattttcgggacattcTGTATGCGACGCCCGTATGAACaggtcgtcgagtggatgccgAAACCGCGAGACATTCTTTCTCCGATTAGCGCACGTAAATAGTTTAGGCTTGCGCCTACCACCACCCCCCGAGGAGGGTGCTTTCGACGATTTCAGGGTGTCTAAGGCCAGAATCGATTCAACTGTTGGATCTACCTCCGTGGCATTGTTACAAACAGCTGATCATCTGAAATTGCTATTAACCCTTTagcgccgagcgccgcatatatgcggcatccactcgacgacctgtgggtacgggcaccgcatatatgcggcatcgaaatgaagtgtatacagaagacgcggatgtgtaatttgtagcaaaaatgataaaagaacggattcgcggtacgagtgcaaagatagcgatgttggcctttgtatagatcaggagtgtcaaactcgcggcccgagatgaacatttttgcggcccagtcaatatatccgacgcaaagtaaaaatcaaatagaaatagtctcggccaataaaatttctcccgaaatgggaaagatagtatcagagaagagatgtcaagtatcaagACGTaatcaataatttaactttatatatgtttattacagtgtactagtcaaaataaaaatatttgtttctatgaacattgatacTTTTTtacggcccacctaaagttaagcattgtttatttggcccaagttagcttttgagtttgacacccctggtatAGAACCTTGCTTTCGAATATATCACACagcattatattattagtttttacatattattatgttctaataattttcgtctcgttattaattatattaaacatttaatcgttaggctttgtaattatataaaaacctatgttacctataattttgtaaatctttttaaattaaaaatgtaaatatacttgttacattagagcaacgattgttttattcggcacagttattatttaagacttagaacatcatatatacagaaaccacgcgcactgtgtatatttccggagcgagtttccgttcagtgtcggtacttcggcggatgcAGCTGccgcagcgaaagggttaataatcgaAACGAAATTTTTAGTGCTTTCCTTTTGTTATTGCCATCTAAGAGAAGCTAGAAACAACATTAGGATTAGAAAATATGTTTACATGCATATTTGAATCTGCTCCGTAGCTCGTAGCTTTCTTATCAATGACCTTGCGCGTGCTGAGTTATCGCATAGTCGACGATGACTTCCTTATCTCCAAGAAATAACAACTAAACTTGAAACGGAGAACCGaacaaattaaataattatatggtACATGAAGATCCGaatattttacatattaattTCTGCTTATCGTATGGATGAGATTCGGATTAGCATTGAATTACTATTGTATAATCTACTGTTACGCAATGACATCCTACTTTAAGAATTGATGTACAGTGAACCACCTTTTAAAACataataacttctttaaaactgtgactaaatgacttgaattttttttagataatagatgGAATAGTTttctagacgatgactaaaatgcttttcttttttttaattttgctattacttggagtgaccaaaaaagataagaaactctcgctttttaacttttttatccgagcctatagcaaaaatttaaaaaatgcctttcgtagatctcggtaacttatatgcgggCTGAAAATTTAACTCGGAATctagctacaggcgttgaaagatttaaaaatttgGATTTTGGATTTCTTCCAGTTTATGTGGTCAAAATCGttataaaactgcgatttttaccatctttaattttgtataaatcaaaacaacgtcaactgatttcgataaaattttcagcatacgttgtaagttaccgagatctacgagaagcattttttaaattttcgttacaggctcagataaaaaaagttaaaaaaacgagagttttttatgtttttagtaAGTAAtaccaagtaatagcaaaaaataaagaaaaaaagagtATTTTGATCATCATCTTAGAAGACCAGTCCCGCTATCATCCAAAAAAGATTCAAGTTCACTTAGACCAGTTTCAAAaaggttattgcgttttaaaagctaCGCGAACACTCTTGCGAGCACTGTAAGTAATCTGCCTGTCCACGAAACTTACTTCGAATCCGGCTTCAGCATGTCCGAGCTGTAAAGTTCATACATCAGTAACAACGTTGCCGAGTATCGTTTAAAGGAGGACAGGTGAGTTTCGCTTTTCTTCGTATAATTAAGCACCTGCGTTATGAATATTCAAATTAATTCAATCTATTTGCAGTCGGCCTTGACCGGCGCAGTTACCTCAATTATATCGGGGACGCATAAAATGGAAATCAAGCCCGTAAAGCTCGCGACTCCGAATGCCAGTAAATTCTTCACATAAAACTCTTGACCCCTGTAATCGAAACAAACAATAAGTCGATTCGTCGTACGAtgagaaaatacatttttttaatagtCTTAGTAgcatattacagtaatgtctctctaattgacgctcagattgtccacagaaatggacaatttgggaagaggagataagattattcgagccttgtggcttgttttttatggttatcgattgtcaaaaattacaatattaaatataaattatatataatataatatattatatattatattatattataatatattatatatattataattatataatatattatattatattataatatattatatatattataattatataatatattatattatattataatatattatatatattataattatataatatattatatataatataatattataatttatcataatctatcaaaaattataatattaaatataatataatataatatataatataatatattatattataatatataattatacatattatattatataatatatatatcatatattatattatattatattatattatattataatttatatttaatattataatttttgacaatcgataaccataaaaaacgagccacagaaatggacaatttgggaagaggagatacgattaatttgagtcttgcgcctcgtctttataattaccgattctcaacaactatataaaaacgaggcgcaagactcgaataatcgtgtctcctcttcccaaatagtccatcTTTTAAAAGACATTACTGCAGTTCGATTAGGATATTTTTAGCAGCCTCATCCGATGATATTTTTCGCTAACTCACTTCCGAAACAGCTTCTCGTCGAACCAGAACGGTAGATCCTTCGGCGTGACCTCGACGTATTCCGGATCGATGGTGGATCTATCCTCGATGATCATTTTGAAGTGTTCCTCCACCGAGGCCGGTTGAGCTGTCGGGAAAACAACGAACGGATAAACAAGGAAACAATGTTTAGAAACGTCGAACGAACGTCGCTCACCATCGTCGATGTGTTGTTCCTGTTTCATGATTCGCACGGTAACGCGAGCGCTGCAACAAACGCGACGAACGATCAATTAACCTGGCAATTACTTAAGCCACGTCGCAGGAGAGACCAGTCGATGAAACGacaattaaaataatgtttaatgggacaaaaataatgtttaatgggacaaaaatttgtttaatgggACAAAAATTCCCCGGTTAATTAGAGCCGTAAACACTTCTTTGCCGGTTTCGGCGACTTTGAACTTTGAACTATCGCTGTCAATGCGAAACGAGAAATCGTTCGGTAAATAGTCGCAGCGTGTTTAGCAGACCCGTAGCATTGTAATCGGTTTCACGTGGAACAACAGAAGCGGACCACGATTCTACTTCCACGGCTATCCAAACAAATTGCAAACGTCATGCAACGTTGCACGCGACGTACGCCCACAAGCAAaggtcatcatcatcatcgtcgttGTTGCAGCATCTATTATTACGTTTCGTCGATTATCCAGCAACGACGATGATTTCCGTTTCACCTTTCTCTCTTCCTGCTTACACGTGCCGGGAGGACCACCGTAGATCGAGTGCACCAGGATCGCAGAATTCAACTGATAATAAGTGGCGCACAAGGTTGAACCGTTTCACAGCACACACAGAAACTGCAGCGCAACGGGTGACTATAGTGCGTCATGTATCTACGATGCAACGGGGAACTATAGCGCGTCGAGAGGCTACGGTTGCAGCGAGGAGAATCTGCGCTCGCAGCAGTACTCGCGGCGAAACTGATTCGTGTGTGCCGATCAAGGAAGTTGCTCCGTCAGAAGTCTTCCATCGCCGATGAACAGGTTCGCAGTATCATGTGATCTTTCTAGCAGAGACGATTGGCTGCGTGCCCCGAGGTAAAAGGCCAAAAATTGTGGAACATTCAGCTGTAACACGGCACGTGTGTACCCGCGCGGCGGACAATTTTTCAGCTTACCAGCCGAAGTTCTCGCGAAATCGCAGAGCTCGTCCCAGTGATTGATTATTATCTGATTACATATATCGAATTGATTAGGATAACGTTAATCGAGGCGATCGTGTGAAATTAATCTTTACTGGAATAAATCGGTGATCACTTTGTCGCAATCGGCGATCATTAATCAGCGAATTATCGTTCGTTTCGGCAGCTTCGCGAAATAGCGAACAGAGTCCCTCTTATCCGAacgtttatttttgtattatcctGACACCGTAACATTCTATTATCCAGCAGTTTTATTCAAGTTCCGTGCTAGACGATAATGTATCTGAATAATCGAACCTTTGcaacatttgtacatttatacCGATAATAGAACGTTTCGGCAGCAGAATATTGTAAagataaatgttcggataacgGAGTGAACTATCATTCCTTATCGAACGTACGTCGCGTTCTACGTGACACACATTAGACCTGAATATCTGACGTCCGATAAGGGTTATAGTTCTTTCGTTTGCGAAGCGAAGACTGCGATCTTGTTCTAACATACAAATATTGCTAAACGCTCGCAAATGGGCTGTCTTCTGTTTGCCGAACAAGCAAACTGTACGCGTCGAAAACATTTTTAGAGATTACATATTATCGATATATTATCGACCGTAGATCAGAGTAATCTGCAATCGCGGACGTATGATTAATTCGTTTTGACGAGCTCGCAAAATAACGAATATCATTGTATTTCTTTCGGTTTACAAAGCGAAGTCTGCGATCACGGTTTAACattgaaatacagtaaattttctttaattttccttcagcttgtaaacaaacatGGACAATTCGGGGGGAGTAGATACGACagcctcgcacctcgtttttataattgttaacaatcggcaattataagaataaaccgcgaggctcgaatacagtaatttctctctaattataataatctaatctaataataatctcCTCtctgcgctcagattgcgcagaaaaatggacaatttgggatgacagagatacgattattcgggccttgcgtctcgtttttctaattgttgacgatcggtaactaatCGTCTATTTTTATTgtcttttaaatttttatttttattttatttttatttcaatttttattgtcttCTATTGTCtatcaaattgtctatttttgtgcgcaatctgagcgcgaattagagagaaattactgtaatcgtatctccggtaaaattataaatagtataaataaatagtataaatagtataaatagtataaattgtccagttttgtttagAAACCGAAGGAAAATTGGAGATAATTTATCGCAATGCTAAACGTTCGCAAATGGACTATCTTCTGTTTGTCGAACAAGTTCCTTTAAACGTCGTAAACATTTTTAGAGATAACTTAATCTTCGGCGTACACGTGTCGTACGATATATTATCGGCCGTAGATGAATAATTTCCAAACGACGCGCGCACTTCAACTGAAACAATCCGCAGCTCGAAGAACTGTATCCGCCAAACAGGTATCCGCCAGTACACTATGATAATGAAGAGCGCAGTGTCTCAGCATACCTGACCAAGTTCTAGCTCAGGCACTACGGGAGAGGGGGTACGGCTAACGAGTGTGACGCATCATGGCGGCTAGATGACTAATTCTAGGGGATCCTTTCCCAAGTGTATGGAGAAGACATTAGCCTAGGAGAAAGCGCGTAATTAATTATACCGCGGATTTCACGCACTTGTGACAAAAATCATTAGTATACATTCCAAGCAATCGAGTCattcaaagaatttaaagaCGCTATCGTATTATGTTCAACTCGTTTAAATGTTTATTGAATTCCTGCATTTTGCGGTCAGTGCGAACGacgtttattttgcacaaagatctggAAACGCGTGAACGCGTAATAATTAAACGCACAATCCCCGATGACTTCGCAATTATTATTACgaatttttacgaatttttatTATGTTAGAAGATAGACGAAGCTTCAGGAGATAAACAAAAAAATACTATAAACGCACGAGATTCGCAGTTCGATTCGACAGAAGATCTATTTTCACCGCAATTTACCGAGCGGATCGACGCGCGATCATaatcttgatataaccttgacaaaaaTCATTAGTTCAAATTCCAAACAATCAAgtcatttaaagaatttaagaacgcTATCGTATTATGTTCAACTCGTTAAAATGTTTATTGAACTCCTGCATTTTGCGATCAGTGCGAACGACGTtcatttcgcacaaagatccggaaacgcataattaatatatattaataaacg
It encodes the following:
- the LOC117221782 gene encoding uncharacterized protein LOC117221782, coding for MKQEQHIDDAQPASVEEHFKMIIEDRSTIDPEYVEVTPKDLPFWFDEKLFRKGQEFYVKNLLAFGVASFTGLISILCVPDIIEVLNYTKKSETHLSSFKRYSATLLLMYELYSSDMLKPDSKWFKAVNAVRWRHAIVSKRRVEQGLNSIYQKDMAITQFGFLGFSLIAPHRVGLGHCTHEQQAGFNHLWRVTGHLLDISDRMNIARRNVAETTELCRRIAADVLNKRIQNSSPDFVKLASNAINGFWYVDFNLDADAFFELTYSLANAQNPKPLGWYSTYNYKQREWSLYLCSAPYIGVVIRTWFNYFLMAVYWMLQNYPILAWMKFGKKESQFCVYPKIK